In the candidate division KSB1 bacterium genome, TAATTCAATCGCAATAAAACCCGCTATCGCTGGCACTCCAATGATACAAAATAGAAATACGTTTCTAGTCATTTTACTATTTCACAATCTTTATTGCTTAAAATAATGAAATAAAATTAAGGGTAATAATATGACATACATAATACAAACCCTACTCACCAATTTCCAACGCTTCCAGAACTTCCGTAGCAATCATTTCTGCAAGCTTATCTAGCATTTCACGGCCATGGTCTTCTGTAGCTTTTGCCGGAGCACCGGCATACGATTTTGTCAAACCCATTTCAGCGAAATCAATGATACCGGCATTTATTTTTTTAGACAAACTGATGGGTACTTCAGGCAGTTCTAATCTCTTATCATCATCAACCATTGCAGGTGTTGCAGACATCATTATAGAAGTTTCATATTCGCCGGCATGGCACTCGCCCCTTTTGAATTCATCGGACAGTGTTCGTCCCCATCGTTTTGTGAGTGGGCATGCAACGGATGCTTTGCCGGTTTCTATCTCTTTTATCGAATTATTTATCGCAGTAAACTGGACTGGCTCAAGATGATTATTGATTAAGCAGACATGCGCTACGCCATTCTTTAAGAAAGCGTGGATTACTTCTCTTAAATAAGAAGTCAATGTTTCTGAAGAAATGGAAATGGCTCCTTTAAAAGCGCTGGCACACTCCGTCACGCCATAATGAACCGGCGGAGCTATCAACGGAATTACCTGATTTTGCTCAAGAATATTCGCAGCGCGGATAGCAGCATGATGAGAGATTACCGTATCCGTGATGAGCGGCAGGTGTGGGCCATGCGGTTCCAGTACCCCAACGGGCAATAAAATTACAACTGGTTTATTACTCTCGATGAATTGGGCGAATTGTTCCGTGGTAAGCTCAGCCAAGCTATATTTGTTCGCTTTCATTTCCATGGACTTTGACCAGACTTTTCCTGCTCAATAAGGACTTTACGATCGACTTTACCGCGATCGTTTCTCGGAAGATCCCCGACAAAAATTACCCAACGTGGATATTTGTGTTTCGACAACTTGCTTTTGACAAAATCCTGAAGTTCAATTCTAAGATTATTTTTAGCATCTTCATTAGAAATGCGGGGTAACTCGTTTTCACGAATCACGACAAATGCTTTGGGCTTGTCTAATCCATCTCCTTTTGCCGGAATAACAGCAGCCATCGCAATCGCAGGGTGTTCCTGCAAGCATTCCTCGACCTCCAGCGGCGCTACCCAGATGCCGCCGACTTTAAACAGGCTGTCTGCACGGCCGGAGAACCACAGGTAGCCATCTGCATCCAAGCGGAATAAATCACCGGTTTTGCACCAATGGCCATGGAAGGTTTGCCAGCTTTTGTCGCGATCCTGAAAATAGCCCAAGGCTACACTATCGCCCTTTACCCACATGACTCCGGTTTCATTTGCGGGTAGTTCTTGCGCTCCGGGACCATCAGCATTTGTGGGAAGGATTTTGATTGTATAGCCATTAACAACACGGCCAAGTGATCCCGGTTTTATATCACCAAGACGATTGCTGGCATAAATATGGAACATTTCAGCCGAGCCGATGCCATCATAGACGTCGTTACCAAAGCGTTCCATAAACCGCTTAAGAAGTGCGGGTGGCAATGCTTCCCCGGCAGATAAATGAAAACGAACACAGGATAAATCCAGGCCTGCTTTGCCTGATTTAATCAATGCATCATCATAGTCAAGCAGTTTAGACATCATTGTTGGAACATTTGTAACGATAGTTGGCCGGTACATTTCTATGGCCTTCGCCAGGTTTTCCGGTGTTGGCGGTTCTGAATATAAACAAGCCGTAGCGCCGACAGCGAATGGAAACATTAAATTTGTACCGGTTGAATAGCCAAAAAATAAACGGGGGACGCTTACCGTACTGTCATCAGTTTTGTAACCGACTGTCCCTTTTGCGTATACTTCAGTGTTAAATGCAAAATCCCGATGAGTATGAACTGCCGCTTTCGGTTCCCCGGTAGAACCTGATGTAAATAACCAAACCGCTAAATCATCGCGTTTGATATCCGGAGGGGTGGTATGTTTATGATCCCTGCCTTTTTCTATAGCCTCGGATAACGAAATGATTTCAATCCGAGTATGGTCCAATGAGTGCGCTATTCTGCACCGGGCTTCCGGATTCTCTCCTGTAGCAGTACCCGGAACAAGTAAAATTGCTTTTAAATATGTATTTTTTCCTAGCGAATGCGATAGGTTTTCTACAACTATTGGCAGTGTAATTAAAACAGTCGCTCGACTATACGCAAGGACATATTCCAAGTCTATAATCGGAGCTGAAGGATTGCCCATAGCCACCACAGCCCCATGAGCTAACGTCGCAAAAAAAGACCAGGCAAACGGCGGAACATCCGGCAAAACCGTGTATATTCTCTCTTCTCTACCGACACCTATAGATTGAAAATAGTTAGCAAGACAGCGAGTTCTTTCAGCAACCTCCGAATATGTGTATTTCAGTTCACCATATCGAATCGCAACTTTGTCTCCCAATCCTTCCTTTAAACGATCGAATAGATAATAATCTGCGAGATTAAACACATCGGGAAATTTCACTTCTTTGGAATGCTTTTGTATCGAAGCCATAAATATCTACATCTTTCAAAAATTCTTACATCATAATAATTTCTTATTTATTAATCATTGTTCAAATGTCCATTGGCAGCACCGCAGTTGCTTCAATTTCCACTTTGGCTCTTGTTTCCAAAAGCGCTGAAACCTGGAATAAACTCATAGCGGGATAATGTCTGCCAATTTCTTCATGATAAACTATGCCAATTTCTTGTAATGAGTTTCGATAATCTTCCAGGTTGATCAGGTACCAAACCATGCGGACGATATGTTCAGGTTTGGCTTTGGCCTCCGCCAAAATTCTAACAACATTTTGAAGACATTGTCGAACTTGATCGATCAAGCTATTATTTACGATTTCAGAATCTTTATTCCATGCAACCTGACCGGCAACAAAAATCATTTCTCCTTTTACTTGAATACCATTACTATATCCGGAAGGTTTTTTCCATTCTTCAGGTTGTA is a window encoding:
- a CDS encoding creatininase family protein; amino-acid sequence: MKANKYSLAELTTEQFAQFIESNKPVVILLPVGVLEPHGPHLPLITDTVISHHAAIRAANILEQNQVIPLIAPPVHYGVTECASAFKGAISISSETLTSYLREVIHAFLKNGVAHVCLINNHLEPVQFTAINNSIKEIETGKASVACPLTKRWGRTLSDEFKRGECHAGEYETSIMMSATPAMVDDDKRLELPEVPISLSKKINAGIIDFAEMGLTKSYAGAPAKATEDHGREMLDKLAEMIATEVLEALEIGE
- a CDS encoding RidA family protein, which produces MKILQPEEWKKPSGYSNGIQVKGEMIFVAGQVAWNKDSEIVNNSLIDQVRQCLQNVVRILAEAKAKPEHIVRMVWYLINLEDYRNSLQEIGIVYHEEIGRHYPAMSLFQVSALLETRAKVEIEATAVLPMDI
- a CDS encoding benzoate-CoA ligase family protein, with product MASIQKHSKEVKFPDVFNLADYYLFDRLKEGLGDKVAIRYGELKYTYSEVAERTRCLANYFQSIGVGREERIYTVLPDVPPFAWSFFATLAHGAVVAMGNPSAPIIDLEYVLAYSRATVLITLPIVVENLSHSLGKNTYLKAILLVPGTATGENPEARCRIAHSLDHTRIEIISLSEAIEKGRDHKHTTPPDIKRDDLAVWLFTSGSTGEPKAAVHTHRDFAFNTEVYAKGTVGYKTDDSTVSVPRLFFGYSTGTNLMFPFAVGATACLYSEPPTPENLAKAIEMYRPTIVTNVPTMMSKLLDYDDALIKSGKAGLDLSCVRFHLSAGEALPPALLKRFMERFGNDVYDGIGSAEMFHIYASNRLGDIKPGSLGRVVNGYTIKILPTNADGPGAQELPANETGVMWVKGDSVALGYFQDRDKSWQTFHGHWCKTGDLFRLDADGYLWFSGRADSLFKVGGIWVAPLEVEECLQEHPAIAMAAVIPAKGDGLDKPKAFVVIRENELPRISNEDAKNNLRIELQDFVKSKLSKHKYPRWVIFVGDLPRNDRGKVDRKVLIEQEKSGQSPWK